The Castanea sativa cultivar Marrone di Chiusa Pesio chromosome 11, ASM4071231v1 genome contains a region encoding:
- the LOC142616662 gene encoding uncharacterized protein LOC142616662, whose product MSFNEEDARGVKQPHNDLLVIILTIEGLNTKRILVDNGSSADIIYHPAFQQLKLDPGRLRSFDSPLVSFSGDRVYPKGIVTLTVTVGTYPRQVTHQLDFLVVDYPSSYNMIIGRPTLNRWKSTTSTYCPKVKFPTENGVGKVKGDQVLARECYQAMLAAKENHT is encoded by the coding sequence ATGTCCTTCAACGAGGAAGATGCAAGGGGAGTGAAGCAGCCTCATAACGATTTGTTAGTCATAATACTCACAATAGAAGGTTTAAACACCAAGAGGATCCTTGTAGACAATGGTAGCTCTGCAGATATCATCTACCATCCTGCTTTCCAGCAGCTGAAGCTAGATCCAGGAAGGCTGCGTTCATTTGACTCCCCTCTCGTTAGCTTCAGTGGAGACAGAGTATATCCCAAGGGCATAGTGACATTGACAGTAACAGTGGGGACCTACCCAAGACAAGTGACTCATCAGTTGGACTTCTTGGTGGTAGACTACCCCTCATCTTACAATATGATCATTGGGAGGCCCACGCTCAATCGGTGGAAGTCAACCACGTCCACCTACTGCCCAAAAGTAAAATTCCCAACGGAGAACGGTGTTGGCAAGGTGAAAGGAGACCAAGTCTTGGCTAGAGAGTGCTATCAGGCTATGTTGGCAGCAAAAGAGAATCATACCTAG